One genomic region from Sporichthyaceae bacterium encodes:
- a CDS encoding DUF2203 domain-containing protein codes for MALFSLGEARAELTRLLPVLDRIVELRADAAELAAAQSGGVASDLGGLPEFKAVQARLDELLAQVQQTGVHLKGFAPLLLDFPGELDGVEVLYCWLEGDRELIWYHRGDLGFAGRRRLVT; via the coding sequence ATGGCCCTGTTCAGCCTCGGTGAGGCGCGTGCGGAACTCACCCGGTTGCTGCCCGTGCTCGACCGGATCGTCGAGCTGCGGGCCGACGCCGCCGAACTCGCCGCTGCGCAGAGCGGCGGCGTCGCCAGCGACCTGGGTGGACTGCCGGAGTTCAAAGCAGTGCAGGCGAGGCTGGACGAGCTGCTCGCGCAGGTGCAGCAGACCGGCGTGCACCTGAAAGGTTTCGCCCCACTGCTGCTGGACTTCCCGGGCGAACTCGACGGCGTGGAGGTCCTGTACTGCTGGCTGGAGGGCGACCGCGAGTTGATTTGGTACCACCGCGGCGACCTCGGCTTCGCGGGCCGCCGGCGCCTCGTCACGTGA
- a CDS encoding mycofactocin-coupled SDR family oxidoreductase, with translation MGRLDGKVALITGVARGQGRSHALRLAADGAQIVGLDLCASIDTVTYPLATPDDLAETVRAVEELDQRIVARRADVRDRAALAQVVKEGVAEFGRIDIVLANAGIIPGFDEVAADPRSFDDVVEVNLTGVYNTIEAALPQLLEQGQGGSIVITSSVAGLHGRLTVLGNAGLIGYTAAKHGVIGLMRAYAGLLAEHSIRVNCVNPTGVSTPMLLHERWAGFAEENPEIVAKLANAMPVELIEAIDISNAIAWLCSDEARYITGIALPVDAGFLLR, from the coding sequence ATGGGACGTCTGGACGGCAAGGTCGCGCTGATCACCGGGGTCGCGCGCGGGCAGGGCCGTTCGCACGCGTTGCGGCTGGCGGCCGACGGTGCGCAGATCGTCGGGTTGGACCTGTGCGCGTCGATCGACACGGTCACCTATCCACTTGCCACGCCGGACGATCTGGCCGAGACCGTGCGCGCCGTCGAGGAACTCGATCAGCGCATCGTGGCCCGCCGGGCCGACGTCCGCGACCGTGCTGCGTTGGCCCAGGTCGTCAAGGAAGGCGTTGCGGAGTTCGGCCGCATCGACATCGTGCTCGCCAACGCCGGGATCATCCCGGGCTTCGACGAGGTGGCCGCCGATCCTCGCTCGTTCGACGACGTCGTGGAGGTCAACCTCACCGGCGTCTACAACACGATCGAGGCGGCGCTCCCGCAACTGCTCGAGCAGGGCCAGGGCGGCAGCATCGTCATCACCAGCTCGGTTGCCGGCTTGCACGGCCGACTCACCGTGCTGGGCAATGCCGGGCTGATCGGCTACACCGCGGCCAAGCACGGGGTCATCGGGCTGATGCGGGCCTACGCCGGACTGCTGGCCGAGCACTCCATCCGCGTCAACTGCGTCAACCCCACCGGGGTAAGCACTCCGATGCTGTTGCATGAGCGATGGGCCGGGTTCGCCGAGGAGAATCCGGAGATCGTGGCCAAGCTGGCGAACGCGATGCCGGTCGAGTTGATCGAGGCGATCGACATCTCCAACGCGATCGCCTGGCTGTGCTCGGACGAGGCCCGGTACATCACCGGGATCGCCTTGCCGGTCGACGCCGGATTCCTCCTGCGCTGA
- a CDS encoding ABC transporter permease — MWLITLRDLQWRLRRFGFGALGTALVFAVTLLLSGLSDALHSEADRAVAAVGADAWVVRAGTSGPFSALSAMPDTVVAQVAQAPGVSRADPWIMAFGTTAGKRQADVSVIGYRPGGMGPPVPSSGRQPSRPGEALVDTATGYRIGDAFSLTGVPLVVVGQVQHMTLRGGVGNVYLNLRDAQSVLFKGNRIVTAVVTKGMPRDAAALGLNAVPANFARNDILRLFSKGLDAIDILRLLLWAVAIAVVGTVTYLSVLERLQDLAVLKAIGVSSRSLLLSLIVQAVVLSAVAAVVAVAIGFAVAPAFPMPVHLSVTSCATMVGAAIGIGLLSSLAGLRRAVGVDPAAAFGAGT; from the coding sequence ATGTGGCTGATCACCCTTCGCGATCTGCAGTGGCGTCTGCGCCGCTTCGGGTTCGGCGCGCTGGGCACAGCCCTGGTGTTCGCGGTCACGTTGCTGCTGTCGGGCCTCAGCGACGCCCTGCACAGTGAGGCCGACCGGGCGGTGGCGGCGGTCGGGGCCGATGCCTGGGTCGTTCGGGCAGGCACCAGTGGCCCGTTCAGTGCGCTGTCGGCGATGCCGGACACAGTGGTGGCGCAGGTGGCGCAGGCGCCGGGGGTGAGCCGGGCCGACCCGTGGATCATGGCCTTCGGCACGACCGCGGGAAAGCGTCAGGCCGACGTGAGTGTGATCGGGTACCGCCCGGGCGGCATGGGTCCACCGGTGCCCAGCAGCGGCCGCCAACCGAGCCGGCCCGGCGAGGCACTGGTCGACACCGCGACCGGGTACCGGATCGGCGATGCGTTCAGCCTGACCGGGGTGCCGCTGGTCGTGGTCGGTCAGGTCCAGCACATGACGTTGCGTGGTGGGGTGGGCAACGTCTACCTGAACCTGCGTGACGCCCAGTCAGTTCTGTTCAAGGGCAACCGGATCGTCACCGCTGTGGTCACCAAGGGGATGCCGCGCGACGCTGCGGCACTTGGCCTGAACGCGGTGCCGGCCAATTTCGCCCGCAACGACATCTTGCGCCTGTTCAGCAAGGGCCTCGACGCGATCGACATCCTGCGCCTGCTGTTGTGGGCGGTCGCGATCGCGGTGGTCGGCACCGTGACTTACCTTTCGGTGCTCGAGCGCCTGCAGGACCTGGCGGTCCTGAAGGCGATCGGGGTCTCCTCGCGCTCGCTGCTGCTCAGCCTGATCGTGCAGGCCGTGGTGCTGTCCGCGGTCGCTGCGGTGGTTGCCGTGGCGATCGGCTTTGCGGTGGCCCCGGCTTTCCCCATGCCGGTCCACCTGTCGGTGACATCCTGCGCCACGATGGTCGGCGCGGCGATCGGGATCGGGCTGCTGTCGAGCCTGGCCGGTTTGCGCCGGGCGGTCGGCGTCGATCCCGCGGCCGCGTTCGGGGCGGGGACCTGA